The proteins below come from a single Salinilacihabitans rarus genomic window:
- a CDS encoding DUF7344 domain-containing protein has translation MSANSHVSPPQTIFDALANGRRRALLSLLREVDEPIHVSRLATAIACREAPTAPDDALDARIEEVLTSLRHVHVPRLREAGLLAYDRRRDTVRRRSTRSRTEDRLVAHATAGDGRHDALLDAIAHPRRRAVLSALADRTDPLPRADLAALVAARTSGRDPDAVAPADREAVLVSLHHVHLPKLSEVGLVAVDGDRVRLSGEAPVDAACFRAVCEVIGVDPAAFGLGRDVVSAPGN, from the coding sequence ATGAGCGCGAATTCCCACGTTTCGCCCCCACAGACGATCTTCGACGCGCTCGCGAACGGCCGCCGGCGGGCCCTGCTCTCGCTCCTCCGGGAGGTCGACGAGCCGATCCACGTCTCCCGCCTCGCGACCGCCATCGCCTGCCGCGAGGCGCCGACCGCACCGGACGACGCGCTCGACGCCCGCATCGAGGAGGTACTCACCAGCCTCCGGCACGTCCACGTGCCGCGGCTCCGCGAGGCCGGCCTGCTCGCGTACGACCGACGACGCGACACCGTCCGCCGGCGGTCGACCCGCTCGCGGACCGAGGACCGCCTCGTCGCCCACGCCACCGCCGGCGACGGCCGCCACGACGCGCTGCTCGACGCGATCGCACACCCGCGTCGTCGCGCCGTGCTGTCGGCGCTCGCGGACCGCACCGACCCCCTCCCGCGGGCCGACCTCGCGGCGCTCGTCGCCGCCCGCACGTCGGGGCGTGACCCCGACGCGGTCGCACCCGCCGACCGCGAGGCCGTCCTCGTCTCGCTACACCACGTCCACCTCCCGAAGCTCTCGGAGGTCGGCCTCGTCGCCGTTGACGGCGACCGGGTGCGGCTCTCGGGGGAGGCCCCGGTCGACGCCGCGTGTTTTCGGGCCGTCTGCGAGGTGATCGGCGTCGACCCGGCCGCGTTCGGACTCGGTCGCGACGTCGTCTCGGCGCCCGGAAACTGA
- a CDS encoding bifunctional helix-turn-helix transcriptional regulator/GNAT family N-acetyltransferase, whose translation MMFGEELEFGHEDRRRIYEYVERHGAVDPEEVRDRLRLDPGGFRHHVAILKRDGRIDTEGGTLRVTLDGGAAEEYRSDDVAFHIRPARQEDLTGIVGAIRRVAEERRYIVAESVADEVDHQDALLRHNEIESRVFFVATVEDEVVGWVHLNAPELDKLSHTAELTVGVLDEYRGYGIGSHLLSRGLGWAGSHGYEKVYNSVPSTNEDAIGFLEGHGWEIEAVREDHYKIDGEYVDEVMMALEL comes from the coding sequence ATGATGTTCGGCGAGGAACTCGAGTTCGGCCACGAGGATCGCAGACGGATCTACGAGTACGTCGAGCGACACGGGGCCGTCGACCCCGAGGAGGTCCGCGACCGGTTACGGCTCGATCCGGGGGGTTTTCGCCACCACGTGGCGATCCTCAAACGCGACGGCCGCATCGACACCGAGGGCGGGACCCTCCGTGTCACGCTCGACGGCGGCGCGGCGGAGGAGTACCGCAGCGACGACGTCGCGTTCCACATCCGGCCGGCCCGTCAGGAGGACCTGACGGGCATCGTCGGCGCGATCCGGCGGGTCGCCGAGGAGCGGCGGTACATCGTCGCCGAGAGCGTCGCCGACGAGGTCGACCACCAGGACGCGCTGTTGCGACACAACGAGATCGAGTCGCGGGTGTTCTTCGTCGCGACCGTCGAGGACGAGGTCGTCGGCTGGGTCCACCTCAACGCGCCCGAACTCGACAAACTGAGCCACACCGCCGAACTCACCGTCGGGGTCCTAGATGAGTACCGCGGCTACGGCATCGGCTCGCACCTGCTCTCGCGCGGGCTCGGATGGGCCGGCTCGCACGGCTACGAGAAGGTCTACAACAGCGTCCCGTCGACGAACGAGGACGCGATCGGCTTCCTCGAAGGCCACGGCTGGGAGATCGAGGCGGTCCGCGAGGACCACTACAAGATCGACGGCGAGTACGTCGACGAAGTGATGATGGCGCTCGAACTCTGA
- a CDS encoding FAD-dependent monooxygenase, with translation MAADGYEHFEAVVVGCGPGGAAAAARLADHGVETLVLERGVEAGSKNVSGGLIYAEESAPYTIDDLFDGFREEAAERPVTDYYIHNVAGEKVRTYDLTDLHEHDTEWCDAVLRREMDAWLEERVHEKTSETGGGVLTDVRVNGLLRENGEIVGVTCDELDPIRADLIVAADGVNSELARDAGLMDWEEPDEWFQGVKAVVEMDPETIEDRFAVGDDEGVAHLFSGDLFEDVRGGGFLYTNADTLSIGTVFHLDSLVEERAEPHELLDALLTHPLMAQWLGDEYDELEYGAKLVPDSKKVAHREPYRDRLVLVGDAGGQMQAQGPIIKGMNHAVTAGALAADAFAATRDNPGPSAAGRKYAEMLGKSGTMAKLRPRRYDLASAVGERDAVTNVVETVLDSSVGRLAVGNAVADRLLRRAYNSPFLVSMLPDTRTGYVTIPSILGEERGRTVHWENDVEPPSLEERIGDLTYDTDVGNPHIRLRDESFEASGAAVYACPVSAEDFGGGCYRAETVETNGDEETLVSLDTQPCVECGTCAIVADTEWEHPRGGKGVEFRQG, from the coding sequence ATGGCGGCCGACGGCTACGAGCACTTCGAGGCGGTCGTCGTCGGCTGTGGCCCCGGCGGGGCGGCCGCGGCGGCGCGGCTGGCCGACCACGGCGTCGAGACGCTCGTGCTCGAACGGGGCGTCGAGGCCGGGTCGAAGAACGTCTCCGGCGGGCTGATCTACGCCGAGGAGTCCGCGCCGTACACGATCGACGACCTCTTCGACGGCTTCCGCGAGGAGGCCGCCGAGCGGCCCGTGACGGACTACTACATCCACAACGTCGCGGGCGAGAAGGTCAGAACCTACGACCTGACCGACCTCCACGAGCACGACACCGAGTGGTGCGACGCCGTCTTGCGCCGGGAGATGGACGCGTGGCTCGAAGAGCGCGTCCACGAGAAGACGAGCGAGACGGGCGGGGGCGTCCTGACGGACGTTCGGGTCAACGGCCTCCTGCGGGAGAACGGCGAGATCGTCGGCGTCACCTGCGACGAACTCGACCCGATCCGGGCGGACCTGATCGTCGCCGCCGACGGCGTCAACTCCGAACTCGCCCGCGACGCGGGGCTGATGGACTGGGAGGAGCCCGACGAGTGGTTCCAGGGGGTCAAGGCGGTCGTCGAGATGGACCCCGAGACGATCGAAGACCGGTTCGCGGTCGGCGACGACGAGGGCGTCGCCCACCTGTTCTCGGGCGACCTCTTCGAGGACGTCCGCGGCGGCGGCTTCCTCTACACCAACGCCGACACGCTCTCGATCGGGACCGTCTTCCACCTCGACAGCCTCGTCGAGGAGCGCGCGGAACCCCACGAACTGCTCGACGCGCTGCTGACCCACCCGCTGATGGCACAGTGGCTCGGCGACGAGTACGACGAACTGGAGTACGGAGCCAAACTGGTGCCGGACTCGAAGAAGGTCGCCCACCGCGAGCCCTACCGCGACCGACTGGTGCTCGTCGGCGACGCCGGCGGCCAGATGCAGGCCCAGGGGCCGATCATCAAGGGAATGAACCACGCCGTCACGGCGGGCGCGCTCGCGGCCGACGCGTTCGCCGCCACCCGCGACAACCCCGGTCCGTCCGCGGCGGGCCGCAAGTACGCCGAGATGCTCGGGAAGTCGGGGACGATGGCCAAACTCCGTCCCCGACGGTACGACCTCGCGAGCGCCGTCGGCGAGCGCGACGCCGTGACGAACGTCGTCGAGACCGTCCTCGACTCGTCGGTCGGCCGCCTCGCGGTGGGCAACGCGGTCGCCGACCGTCTGCTCCGGCGGGCGTACAACTCGCCGTTCCTCGTGTCGATGCTGCCCGACACCCGCACCGGCTACGTCACCATCCCGTCGATCCTCGGCGAGGAACGCGGCCGGACCGTCCACTGGGAGAACGACGTCGAACCGCCGAGTCTCGAGGAGCGCATCGGCGACCTCACCTACGACACCGACGTCGGCAACCCGCACATCCGACTGCGCGACGAGTCCTTCGAGGCCAGCGGGGCGGCGGTCTACGCCTGTCCCGTCAGCGCCGAGGACTTCGGCGGCGGCTGCTACCGCGCCGAGACCGTCGAGACCAACGGCGACGAGGAGACGCTCGTCAGCCTCGACACCCAGCCCTGCGTCGAGTGTGGGACCTGCGCCATCGTCGCCGACACCGAGTGGGAACACCCCCGCGGCGGCAAGGGCGTCGAGTTCCGCCAGGGGTGA